Part of the Vigna angularis cultivar LongXiaoDou No.4 chromosome 1, ASM1680809v1, whole genome shotgun sequence genome, AACCGGTATGTTGAAGAATAAGatttacaatatttaataattcaatCTAATAACTTAGCAGTGACATTAATGAAAGGTAGGAAGTAGGTGCAGTTGAATAGTGGACAGGGGTAGGTAACAGTACAAAACTTCATCTAGCATTCTACGTTCACGTTGTGAACTAACCTCCTAACACTCTACATCAACTAATCTTCTCATCACTATTGCTTCCTTCCTCTATTTAATTATTAGTGATGAGCATCCAAGTAGAAAGACAAACCTAGGGAATTGGAACAGGTGACAATGAAGAGTGAGGTGAAGTTGTTGGGAGCATGGCCAAGCCCATACGTGTTGAGGGTTCGGATAGCTCTAAACATGAAATCAGTGAAGTATGACTTCCATGAGGAAAAGTTATCGTCCAAAAGCCAGCTTCTTCTTCAATCCAACCCCATTTACAAGAAAATCCCAGTTCTCATTCATAAGGACAAACCCCTCTGCGAGTCTTTGATCATTGTGCAATATGTGGATGATGTTTGGCTCTCTGCCTCTCCCATTCTCCCTTCTGATCCTTATGACCGTGCCATTGCTCGTTTCTGGACCGTCTACATTGATCAAACGGTATAATAACTCTCTTAATCCCTGTCATTGTTCCCCATTTAGTTTTAAAAGTGATGCAGTTTTATGTTTCCAAAGGCAACTTACCAAtttaagaaatttcttttcaagttTACTCTTTttgtaaatttcaaataaattttcatgaaaaagaaattgtaaaaaTGATGCATATCTAATGATTAGTGATAATTAACAAGACGCTGAAAGTGTACtatttttttgtattgaatgaatgtttaactcattttcattattttaacataagaaataatgtatgataaaaaaaaagtgtagcTTATGAAGTTTGTGACTACGTGAGCAGTTGTATCCAACCATGAGATCCATTAGAGGAGCTTCGGAAGAGGATGAGAAGAAGAGGTTGATAGAGGAAGTGAGAAAAGGATTGGCAATGTTGGAGGATGTGTTTAAAGATAGCAGCAAAGGCAAGGGCTTTTATGGTGGTGACCAAATTGGGTTGTTGGACATTGCACTTGGAAGCTTCTTGGGGTGGCTGAGGGTGGTAGAGATAATCAACGGGGTGAAGTTGCTTGACCAAAACAACACACCTGAGCTGCTGAAATGGGCTGAAAGGTTTTGTGCACATTCTGCTGTCAAAGATGTTATGCCAGAGACAGGGAGGCTTCTTGAGTTTTCCAAAACTCTAGCTAAGGGCTGAAAATGGATGCTTCTACTCAAAGTTATTGAagttttctataaaataatatgCCATGCAGTGTTGCTCATGCTTTCCTCAGactttagttttcttttctttaattgaaATCTGTGTAGTTGGAAGTTGATATGAATATTGTTTCTCGCCTGATTTCTGTTGTTCTGCCTACAAATTTAAACCAGACGCAAAAAGAGTCTTggaaagtttttcttttttaaattcgTAAATAAGCACATAATGTGTAATTTGAGAGAAAtgactaaaaatgaaaaagaattggagagaagaaaaaaaagttaacgcAGCTATAATTTCAGCACAACTCAAACATGTTTCACTTTACGaaaatatgaattttcttttaaagttaatctctgtttacttttatattgtctttaaaattttgtaatatagtAACAGTAACTATAAAGAGGCTGAAAATGTacaatttttgttaataaaatactaataacgagtaaaatttaattagtccctcaaagaaaaaaaaatgacagtCTTAACCACGTAAAgtgtatttatttaaacattaaaGTTATATGGCGTTTCTTTGTCTATCAAATGCATACCTCAAATTAGAAGAGTTGCCTCTTATTGCCTTTTTTTCCCCTTCgaacatatatttattaaaagttattatcTCAAATGCTTTGGTCAACccaatatgaaattataatggAAATTAAACCATATTGGTTGTCATTATGCTACAGAGTTGgaccaaaaaattatttataatgtcATGTTAGTTTTAAGGGGTTGAGTTCAAAAGGTAAATGAGTTGAACTATCACCAAATCTTGCAAAGTTCAGAATGAGAATCTTGTTAAATCTTCGAATTTAAGGATCTAGAATCTTGTTAAATCTACGAATTTAAGGATctaattgttttcaaatttatgcATAAAAACAATACTAAACTATATCAGTAAATTGAATGATAAACATATAGAAacattaacataataaatttttatattggttttgCATCGAGTT contains:
- the LOC108321454 gene encoding glutathione S-transferase U17, with protein sequence MKSEVKLLGAWPSPYVLRVRIALNMKSVKYDFHEEKLSSKSQLLLQSNPIYKKIPVLIHKDKPLCESLIIVQYVDDVWLSASPILPSDPYDRAIARFWTVYIDQTLYPTMRSIRGASEEDEKKRLIEEVRKGLAMLEDVFKDSSKGKGFYGGDQIGLLDIALGSFLGWLRVVEIINGVKLLDQNNTPELLKWAERFCAHSAVKDVMPETGRLLEFSKTLAKG